A window of Rhododendron vialii isolate Sample 1 chromosome 13a, ASM3025357v1 contains these coding sequences:
- the LOC131314922 gene encoding magnesium transporter MRS2-F-like, producing MRDQIELSRRYIPLLPSQSRAKRKGAGSRTWLVVSKSGQVSVEELGKQTVMRQNGITARDLRVVEPELSYPSTILRRERAAVVNLEHIKAIVTANEVLVPNPRDPRIASFVYDLEFKLSDFVATMRSDNSMEQSPTDTPPEASGSRCEEAPADQVDSRRGNSKPLPFEFRALEICLESVCKSLESETLTLEEEAYPALDQLSAKTSTNNLKRVRVIKGRLVALNGRVQKVRNEFEHLLDDDIDMAQMYLTDKLATLQSEGLVPEDEIDDDEEDVLLAGGAIDGNMSSKSSTVAASDLKPNVEELEMLLGAYFVQIEGILNKLSTLHEYVRNTEDYINIVLDDKQNQLLRMGLLISMATFMITLAEVAFSFLSMNIGVRLLVFGTYTQWFGAVGGCLVCSVFLYIVVILVLKWFRFLG from the exons ATGAGGGATCAGATCGAGCTCAGTCGGAGGTATATTCCCCTTCTTCCTTCTCAGAGTCGGGCGAAGCGGAAGGGCGCCGGATCGCGGACGTGGCTCGTCGTCTCCAAATCAGGCCAGGTCAGCGTCGAAGAATTGGGGAAGCAGACGGTCATGCGCCAGAACGGAATCACGGCGCGAGACCTGAGGGTGGTCGAGCCGGAGCTCTCGTACCCGTCTACGATCCTCAGGAGGGAGAGAGCGGCGGTTGTGAATTTGGAGCATATCAAGGCGATTGTAACTGCCAACGAAGTTCTGGTTCCGAATCCTAGAGACCCTCGTATCGCTTCGTTTGTTTACGATCTCGAGTTCAAGCTCTCTGACTTCGTT GCTACTATGAGAAGCGATAATTCTATGGAGCAATCACCCACAGATACGCCACCAGAAGCAAGTGGTAGTAGGTGTGAAGAAGCCCCAGCTGATCAGGTCGATTCAAGGAGgggaaattcaaaacctttACCTTTTGAGTTTCGAGCTCTTGAAATTTGCCTAGAATCTGTCTGCAAGAGCCTTGAATCTGag ACTTTGACGTTGGAGGAAGAGGCATATCCTGCTTTGGATCAATTGTCGGCCAAAACCAGTACAAATAATCTCAAACGGGTGAGAGTCATTAAAGGTCGTTTGGTTGCTTTGAATGGACGTGTGCAGAAG GTGAGGAACGAATTTGAACATCTACTGGATGATGACATAGATATGGCTCAGATGTACTTGACGGATAAGCTTGCCACCTTGCAATCTGAAGGCTTGGTGCCTGAGGATGAGatagatgatgatgaagaagacgTTCTTTTAGCGGGTGGTGCTAT CGATGGAAACATGAGCAGCAAAAGCAGCACTGTAGCTGCCAGTGATCTCAAGCCCAATGTAGAAGAGTTGGAAATGCTATTGGGAGCCTACTTTGTGCAAATTGAGGGAATCTTAAACAAACTATCAACa TTGCACGAATATGTCCGCAACACTGAGGACTACATCAACATCGTTTTGGACGACAAACAGAATCAACTTCTACGAATGGGTCTTCTTATCTCTATGGCAACTTTCATGATCACTTTAGCAGAGGTGGCTTTTAGTTTCTTGAGCATGAATATCGGAGTTCGTCTCTTAGTTTTTGGAACCTATACCCAATGGTTTGGAGCCGTTGGAggttgtttggtttgttctgTCTTTCTTTATATCGTGGTTATCTTGGTGTTGAAGTGGTTTAGATTTCTTGGTTGA